The sequence below is a genomic window from Rhodococcus sp. 4CII.
CAGCGGCGTCGACGGCGTCCTCCGCCATCTTGCGGTACGTGGTCAGCTTGCCGCCGACGACACTGACGAGACCCGTGTCCGAGCGGAGGATGGCGTGGTTGCGGGACAGGTCCGCGGTCGACCCGTCCCCGGTGTCGAGCAGAGGGCGCAGACCCGCGAAGGTGCCGAGGACGTCCGCGCGGCTCAGCGGATCAGCGAGCGCCGTGTTGACCGTGTCGAGCAGGAAGTCGACCTCCTGATCCGACGCCGCCGGGACGTCCGGAACCGGCCCCGGCGCGGCCTCGTCGGTCAAGCCGAGGTACACGCGCCCGAGCTGCGCGGGCAGCGCGAAGACGAAGCGATTGGTCTCACCGGGGATCGGGACCGTGAGCGCTGCGGTCGGGTTGCCGAGTCGTTCGGCGGGAAGAACCAGATGTGTTCCGCGGCTGGGCCGCAACGTGATCCTGGGATCGATCTCCCCCGACCACACACCGGCGGCGTTGACGACGGCGCGCGCCCGGATGGGCAGTTCCGAACCGGTCAGCTCGTCGCGCAGGGTCGCCGATGTCCCGGTCACGTCGTACGCACCCGTTCGCGTGAGCACCTTCGCACCGAGGAGCGCGGCCGTGCGGGCAATCGCGACGACGAGCCGCGCATCGTCGATCAACTGACCGTCGAACGCCATCAGGCCGCCCCGCAGGCCCTCCCGCCGCACGGCCGGGGTGAGTTCGACGACCCGGTCGGCCCCGACCGTGCGCGACCGCGGCAGGACCGCCGACGGCGTGCGCGCGCCGGCCCGCAACAGGTCACCGGCCAGGAACCCCGTACGGACGAGGGATTTCCCGAACAGGGTCGTCGAATCGAGCACCGGGACGAGCTGCGGCAGGGCTCGGACGAGATGGGGCGCGGTGCGGGTCATGAGGATTCCGCGCTCGACCGCGCTCTCGCGGGCGATCCCCACGTTGCCCGACGCGAGGTACCGCAGTCCGCCGTGGGCGAGCTTGGAGCTCCACCGGCTGGTTCCGAAGGCGAGGTCCCGCTTCTCGGCGAGCACGACGCTGAGGCCACGTGACGCCGCATCCAGCGCGACACCGACGCCGGTCACGCCCCCGCCGATCACCAGCAGGTCGACGGGCGCTCCGCCGGACAGCTCGTCGAGCTCGCGTGCCCGTCGTGCAGCGTTCAGCGCCGACGATCGTCTCCTCGGCGGGGCCTTCGGGTGGTTCACCGGTCTCCTCGGGTCGTCGGTTGGTGGTCGGCGACATCCGGCGCCAGGTAGGCGCTCACGGCGCGGCGGAGTTGCTCCGTCAACGCGTCGCCGGGAAGCTCCTCCGCGACCATCACGGCCGACTGGACCGCCGACTGCGCGATGAGCAGCACCATGGTGGCGATCTGACGGCTCTCCCCCACGCGAATGGAGCCCTGGTATTGACCTGCCGACACCGCGACCGCGACCTGGTCGATGATCGCCCGCTGGCTGGTACCGAGCCGCTCCAGGATGTACGTGGTGAACAGTTCCTGATCCGAACGCAGGATTTTCACGAACAGTGGATGGTCGCGCACCTCGGTGGACACGTGCACCACCGCGTCGACCAATTGGCGGTGGACCGACTCCTCGGCGGAGAATTCGGGCATCACCGCGGCGATCTCGCGGGTCATGAGATCGGCGACCACTGCCCGCGTGTCCGCCCAGCGACGGTAGACGGTCGGCCTGCTGACGCCGGCGCGCCGGGCGACCTCGGCCAGGGTGGTGCGGCGGAGACCGAAATCGAGAATGCACGTGCGGGCGGCATCGAGGATCGAGTCCTCGACGCTCGCCGGGCTGGCGTTCTGCGCGGGAGAATTACGAATAGACATTGTGTGTAACACCGTAACGCATGAATCTCCCACCGGCACCCGAAGCCCATTCCTCAGGGCGGGACCCGGTGTGCCCCATCCCCTGCGTCGGGGATTCGACCAGCGTCGACAGTGGGAACGGGGGATTACGGGACGAGAATCGGGGTCGGGCGCGAACCCACCCGAACAACCCGGATATTCGGTTAATTACGGCGTTCCGTCGCTGCCCGATTCATAATCGACGCAGTGCATGCGGTTCCGCGGGGAGTGCCCGCCCGTCAGCTCCGTGTGATGTCCGATTTGTCGCCCGATCCAGACATCGCCTTGATCAGCAAGTAGACACCGAACACCACGGCGCTCACGACGAGAATCCAGAACAGACCCTTGACGAGTGCACCGACCACCGCCAGTGCAATCCAGATCACCGCAACCGCCAGAACAATCTTCCAGAACATGATTTCCTCCACTCACGTCTCCCCGATCGACTTCTGCGCCCGACATCTGGTCGACCCCACTTATCGGGTACGCACACCAGCCTGGCACGGCGGAGGCGGTAAATCACCAGGTCAGCCCAAAGATCAGGGAAAGATCAGGGTTCTCCCCCACTCCCCCGCCGCGCGTGCGGCCGCAGCGCGGACCGGCAGTCAGCGGTAGCGCCGGACGATGTCGTCGATCTCGCCGAGAGCGGCCGCGAGGCCGGCGAGCTTCTCCGTGGCCGACACGAGTTCGGCACGTTCGTAGGCCAGCTCGCCGACGGCGCTCCCCGTACCGGGGACGGCCACCTCGGCCGCCGCGGCCACCAGTTGTTCGAACTGCTCGACCCCGTCGTCGAGTTGTGCGGCGGCGGAGGCTATCGCGCGGTGGAGCGGCTCGGCTGCCGCCCGGCTTCCCCGCGCCGCATCCTCCATGGAGGTGATGTCGAGCGCCACCGCCTGCAGCGCCGCTGCCGCGGAACGCGCCGTGGTGTGGGTGTCCTCGATGTCCTCGCCGCCGATGGTTCCGGAGCGGGACAGCACACCCAGGATGCCGTGCAGTGCCCGCTCGCTGTGCACGAGCCGCTCCATCGATTCCCTTGCGGCCGAGGACGGCGGCGGAAGCACACGGCGCGCCGGCAGGCCCGGCGGCAAGGTGACGGCGTCGAGCTTGCGGTAGCGGCTGACGGCCAGCACCGCCGGAACCGCGAACACGACAGCGCCGCCACCGGCCATCAGCATCGACCATTCCGGTGCGGCCATCAGGGCCAGACCCGCGGCGCCGGTGGCCGAGG
It includes:
- a CDS encoding phage shock envelope stress response protein PspM; the protein is MSSTRGGRPGRAVRSATVVSGLAGIQGALQQAGESFADAAQKWRDPRERLLRKKRRARRRAKRYGIVSGSSATGAAGLALMAAPEWSMLMAGGGAVVFAVPAVLAVSRYRKLDAVTLPPGLPARRVLPPPSSAARESMERLVHSERALHGILGVLSRSGTIGGEDIEDTHTTARSAAAALQAVALDITSMEDAARGSRAAAEPLHRAIASAAAQLDDGVEQFEQLVAAAAEVAVPGTGSAVGELAYERAELVSATEKLAGLAAALGEIDDIVRRYR
- a CDS encoding glycerol-3-phosphate dehydrogenase/oxidase, which codes for MNHPKAPPRRRSSALNAARRARELDELSGGAPVDLLVIGGGVTGVGVALDAASRGLSVVLAEKRDLAFGTSRWSSKLAHGGLRYLASGNVGIARESAVERGILMTRTAPHLVRALPQLVPVLDSTTLFGKSLVRTGFLAGDLLRAGARTPSAVLPRSRTVGADRVVELTPAVRREGLRGGLMAFDGQLIDDARLVVAIARTAALLGAKVLTRTGAYDVTGTSATLRDELTGSELPIRARAVVNAAGVWSGEIDPRITLRPSRGTHLVLPAERLGNPTAALTVPIPGETNRFVFALPAQLGRVYLGLTDEAAPGPVPDVPAASDQEVDFLLDTVNTALADPLSRADVLGTFAGLRPLLDTGDGSTADLSRNHAILRSDTGLVSVVGGKLTTYRKMAEDAVDAAVEVAGLDSGRCRTRALPLVGAATPEALRNVSAPPALLARFGTEAALIAAAGPELLVPIADGVDVSRAELEFAVTHEGALDVDDLLDRRTRIGLVPADRARSLDAAEAVFEKR
- a CDS encoding TetR/AcrR family transcriptional regulator, whose product is MSIRNSPAQNASPASVEDSILDAARTCILDFGLRRTTLAEVARRAGVSRPTVYRRWADTRAVVADLMTREIAAVMPEFSAEESVHRQLVDAVVHVSTEVRDHPLFVKILRSDQELFTTYILERLGTSQRAIIDQVAVAVSAGQYQGSIRVGESRQIATMVLLIAQSAVQSAVMVAEELPGDALTEQLRRAVSAYLAPDVADHQPTTRGDR